A single genomic interval of Drosophila virilis strain 15010-1051.87 chromosome 2, Dvir_AGI_RSII-ME, whole genome shotgun sequence harbors:
- the LOC6635223 gene encoding uncharacterized protein produces the protein MEWTREKTLLLISEYRQRRGLWDMTCDEYRKKDVKQRLLNEVSDVLGGNIPISELEKKFHTLRTQYHREINRMKRKEPYNSKWFGFKNLVFLSSPFACRSTKGRSKEDPSAHKYILGEVNTSAAAAAGSAEGNNMNDEYMIASRKSHASSRAQELEKLIEETTKDVEDIDDDEPGVEEDVDTKPKLSKELSGTYVHINEDEQEPLETHTHHQPQQQPQHTHQSSMMELHHSGNAVEAVSFQASESGELHYQTTTTSGNSGNSSSVHVVPTRIIKIQRRDTSNQENGYFEEQSTQHQLHPPPPKRLYFDPNGTHSTTILSASTLAAATQNGNGSNVLTTTAGTAVAGGTLRLPRVNAIVNTQSLSPPKPASSPIPPPAVVSSQRDEFSTYGEYVANEMRAIGNREVLIALKHKINTAIFEANMAELQK, from the coding sequence ATGGAGTGGACCAGAGAGAAGACGTTGCTGCTGATCAGCGAGTACCGACAGCGGCGCGGACTGTGGGATATGACATGTGACGAGTATCGCAAGAAGGATGTCAAGCAGCGACTCTTGAACGAAGTGAGCGACGTGCTCGGCGGCAATATACCAATATCGGAGCTGGAGAAAAAGTTTCACACGCTTCGCACGCAATATCATCGCGAAATCAATCGCATGAAACGCAAGGAGCCCTACAATTCAAAGTGGTTTGGCTTTAAGAATCTCGTGTTTCTCAGCTCGCCCTTTGCCTGCCGCTCCACCAAAGGCCGTTCCAAGGAGGATCCCTCagcacataaatacatattggGCGAGGTGAacacatcagcagcagcagccgccggcTCAGCGGAGGGCAATAATATGAACGACGAGTATATGATTGCGTCGCGCAAGTCGCATGCCAGCAGCCGGGCGCAGGAGCTGGAGAAGCTAATCGAGGAGACGACCAAAGATGTAGAAGATATTGACGACGATGAGCCGGGTGTCGAAGAGGACGTCGATACAAAACCCAAGCTGAGCAAAGAGCTGAGCGGCACGTATGTGCACATCAACGAGGATGAGCAGGAGCCGCtcgagacgcacacacaccatcagccgcagcaacagccacagcataCCCATCAGTCGTCCATGATGGAGCTGCACCACTCTGGGAACGCTGTGGAGGCCGTCAGTTTTCAGGCCAGCGAAAGCGGCGAACTGCACTACCAAACCACAACGACATCCGGCAATAGCGGCAATAGCTCCTCCGTGCATGTGGTGCCCACGCGcattataaaaatacaaaggCGTGACACGTCCAACCAGGAGAACGGCTACTTTGAGGAGCAGTCCACACAGCATCAGCTGCATCCGCCGCCGCCCAAACGACTCTACTTCGATCCCAATGGCACGCACAGCACCACAATACTCTCCGCCTCCACGCTGGCAGCGGCCACCCagaacggcaacggcagcaatgTGCTGACCACGACAGCCGGCACGGCCGTAGCCGGCGGCACACTGCGTCTGCCACGTGTCAATGCCATAGTCAACacgcagtcgctgtcgccgcCCAAGCCTGCCAGCTCACCCATACCTCCACCCGCTGTCGTCAGTTCGCAACGCGACGAGTTCTCCACTTACGGCGAATACGTGGCCAACGAGATGCGTGCCATTGGCAACAGGGAGGTGCTGATCGCGCTGAAGCACAAAATCAATACGGCCATCTTTGAGGCGAATATGGCGGAGCTGcagaaatga
- the LOC26530469 gene encoding uncharacterized protein, protein MITNPICEPFTNLPVRVDIEKLAAEFKPKDKEKGVEKSKSPRDFLNIPDKNWVVLPMFKYHLDHLKPFLSLRTNPYMRCRYVKFLNNVPENYVNVTLFSSNIDNQPKPRRKSLNGQFYGVDYKLAPIPVSADPRSYAGSRSVKSKHTSK, encoded by the exons ATGATTACGAATCCAATTTGCGAACCGTTTACAAATTTACCCGTCAGAGTAGATATTGAGAAACTGGCAGCCGAATTTAAGCCCAAGGATAAGGAAAAAGGTGTCGAGAAATCGAAAAGTCCACGTGATTTTCTCAATATTCCCGACAAGAATTGGGTGGTATTGCCCATGTTTAAATATCATTTGGATCATTTAAAGCCATTTCTCTCGCTACGCACCAATCCATATATGCGTTGCCGTTACGTAAAGTTTCTAAACAATGTGCCTGAAAACTATGTGAACGTTACTTTATTCAGTTCAAACATTGacaa TCAGCCAAAGCCACGAAGAAAATCGCTTAATGGACAATTTTACGGCGTGGACTATAAATTGGCGCCAATACCAGTTTCAGCGGATCCACGGAGTTACGCGGGCTCAAGATCGGTCAAATCAAAACATACTTCCAAGTAG
- the Tace gene encoding ADAM 17-like protease isoform X2, whose amino-acid sequence MHLATLFDQLGRKMFTKCINCCAPIIICVIFTCLLVENCVALKRTLRHYEVFHRDDVVHRIVKRGVRQSNNPYNTIKELEFKTLGKNFRVILHPHRDVLHSKFRAYAVDADGNETVVHLDHDNFYTGRVFGELESSVRAHIEDGTLTMSIELPQETYHIEPSWRHLPTAKKHTMVAYKSSDVKLNHAEHGSVPKTCGYIKEGRELEAKDELIVRDKRQADQYEYTPTKTRCPLLLVADYRFFQEMGGGNTKTTINYLISLIDRVHKIYNDTVWQDRSDQEGFKGMGFVIKKIVVHSEPTRLRGGEAHYNMIREKWDVRNLLENTSKMAIHST is encoded by the exons atgcatttggcaacactgTTCGATCAATTGGGAcgaaaaatgtttacaaaatGCATTAATTGTTGTGCTCCAATAATTATTTGTGTAATATTTACATGCCTTTTGGTCGAAAACTGTG TCGCCCTGAAACGCACGCTGCGCCACTACGAGGTTTTCCACAGAGATGATGTTGTACATCGGATTGTCAAGAGGGGCGTTAGGCAGAGCAATAATCCATACAACACCATCAAGGAGCTGGAGTTCAAAACACTTGGCAAAAACTTTCGCGTGATTTTACATCCACATCGCGATGTGCTCCACAGCAAATTTCGTGCGTACGCCGTGGACGCCGATGGAAATGAAACTGTTGTCCACTTGG ATCACGACAACTTTTATACGGGTCGCGTCTTTGGCGAGTTGGAATCGTCGGTGCGTGCACATATCGAGGATGGCACATTGACCATGTCCATTGAACTGCCCCAAGAAACCTACCACATAGAGCCTTCCTGGCGCCACTTGCCGACAGCCAAAAAGCATACAATGGTCGCCTACAAATCTTCCGATGTCAAACTCAATCACGCCGAACACGGTTCGGTGCCCAAGACTTGCGGCTATATCAAAGAGGGCCGCGAGCTAGAAGCCAAGGATGAGTTAATCGTGCGGGACAAGCGTCAAGCGGATCAGTACGAGTACACGCCCACCAAAACGCGCTGCCCATTGCTACTGGTGGCCGACTATCGTTTCTTTCAGGAAATGGGCGGTGGCAACACAAAGACAACCATCAATTACCTA aTAAGCCTTATAGATCGTGTGCATAAAATCTATAATGATACAGTATGGCAGGATCGGTCCGACCAGGAGGGCTTCAAGGGCATGGGCTTTGTGATTAAGAAAATCGTTGTACACTCGGAGCCGACACGTTTGCGCGGCGGCGAGGCCCACTACAATATGATACGCGAAAAATGGGATGTGCGCAATCTGCTTGAG AATACTTCAAAAATGGCTATACACTCTACCTGA
- the Tace gene encoding ADAM 17-like protease isoform X1 has translation MHLATLFDQLGRKMFTKCINCCAPIIICVIFTCLLVENCVALKRTLRHYEVFHRDDVVHRIVKRGVRQSNNPYNTIKELEFKTLGKNFRVILHPHRDVLHSKFRAYAVDADGNETVVHLDHDNFYTGRVFGELESSVRAHIEDGTLTMSIELPQETYHIEPSWRHLPTAKKHTMVAYKSSDVKLNHAEHGSVPKTCGYIKEGRELEAKDELIVRDKRQADQYEYTPTKTRCPLLLVADYRFFQEMGGGNTKTTINYLISLIDRVHKIYNDTVWQDRSDQEGFKGMGFVIKKIVVHSEPTRLRGGEAHYNMIREKWDVRNLLEVFSREYSHKDFCLAHLFTDLKFEGGILGLAYVGSPRRNSVGGICTPEYFKNGYTLYLNSGLSSSRNHYGQRVITREADLVTAHEFGHNWGSEHDPDIPECSPSASQGGSFLMYTYSVSGYDVNNKKFSPCSLRSIRKVLQAKSGRCFSEPEESFCGNLRVEGDEQCDAGLLGTEDNDSCCDKNCKLRRNQGAMCSDKNSPCCQNCQFMPAAMKCREAQYATCEQEARCTGSHAECPKSPAMADGTICQERGQCRNGKCVPYCETQGLQSCMCDIIADACKRCCRMSINETCFPVEPPDVLPDGTPCITGFCNKGVCEKTIQDVVERFWDIIEEINVAKTLRFLKDNIVMAVVMVTAVFWIPVSCAISYFDRKKLRLEMKQIEWSHKLDLIHPSDDRRRVIHIRVPRQKISVARACN, from the exons atgcatttggcaacactgTTCGATCAATTGGGAcgaaaaatgtttacaaaatGCATTAATTGTTGTGCTCCAATAATTATTTGTGTAATATTTACATGCCTTTTGGTCGAAAACTGTG TCGCCCTGAAACGCACGCTGCGCCACTACGAGGTTTTCCACAGAGATGATGTTGTACATCGGATTGTCAAGAGGGGCGTTAGGCAGAGCAATAATCCATACAACACCATCAAGGAGCTGGAGTTCAAAACACTTGGCAAAAACTTTCGCGTGATTTTACATCCACATCGCGATGTGCTCCACAGCAAATTTCGTGCGTACGCCGTGGACGCCGATGGAAATGAAACTGTTGTCCACTTGG ATCACGACAACTTTTATACGGGTCGCGTCTTTGGCGAGTTGGAATCGTCGGTGCGTGCACATATCGAGGATGGCACATTGACCATGTCCATTGAACTGCCCCAAGAAACCTACCACATAGAGCCTTCCTGGCGCCACTTGCCGACAGCCAAAAAGCATACAATGGTCGCCTACAAATCTTCCGATGTCAAACTCAATCACGCCGAACACGGTTCGGTGCCCAAGACTTGCGGCTATATCAAAGAGGGCCGCGAGCTAGAAGCCAAGGATGAGTTAATCGTGCGGGACAAGCGTCAAGCGGATCAGTACGAGTACACGCCCACCAAAACGCGCTGCCCATTGCTACTGGTGGCCGACTATCGTTTCTTTCAGGAAATGGGCGGTGGCAACACAAAGACAACCATCAATTACCTA aTAAGCCTTATAGATCGTGTGCATAAAATCTATAATGATACAGTATGGCAGGATCGGTCCGACCAGGAGGGCTTCAAGGGCATGGGCTTTGTGATTAAGAAAATCGTTGTACACTCGGAGCCGACACGTTTGCGCGGCGGCGAGGCCCACTACAATATGATACGCGAAAAATGGGATGTGCGCAATCTGCTTGAG GTCTTCTCACGGGAATACAGCCATAAAGACTTTTGCTTAGCTCATCTCTTTACCGATCTCAAATTCGAAGGTGGCATTTTAGGCTTGGCTTACGTTGGCTCCCCACGCCGCAATTCTGTGGGTGGCATCTGTACACCAG AATACTTCAAAAATGGCTATACACTCTACCTGAACTCGGGCCTGAGCAGCTCGCGCAATCATTACGGCCAGCGTGTGATAACGCGCGAGGCCGATCTGGTGACTGCCCATGAATTTGGACACAATTGGGGCTCTGAGCATGATCCCGATATACCCGAGTGCTCACCTAGTGCCTCACAAGGTGGCAGTTTTCTAATGTACACCTATTCCGTAAGCGGTTACGATGTGAACAACAAG AAATTTTCGCCCTGCTCCTTGCGTTCAATACGCAAAGTACTGCAGGCCAAGTCTGGCCGCTGCTTCTCGGAGCCTGAGGAATCCTTCTGTGGCAATTTACGTGTTGAAGGCGACGAGCAGTGCGATGCCGGCCTGCTAGGCACCGAGGACAACGACTCGTGCTGCGACAAGAACTGCAAGCTGCGCCGCAATCAGGGCGCCATGTGCAGCGACAAGAATTCGCCGTGCTGCCAGAACTGCCAGTTCATGCCGGCGGCAATGAAGTGCCGCGAAGCGCAGTATGCCACCTGTGAGCAGGAGGCGCGCTGCACGGGCTCGCATGCCGAGTGCCCCAAATCCCCGGCAATGGCCGATGGTACCATTTGCCAGGAGCGCGGCCAGTGTCGCAATGGCAAATGTGTGCCCTACTGCGAGACGCAGGGACTCCAGAGCTGCATGTGCGACATCATAGCCGATGCCTGCAAGCGCTGCTGCCGCATGAGCATCAACGAGACATGCTTCCCGGTGGAGCCGCCCGATGTGCTGCCCGACGGCACACCCTGCATAACAGGCTTCTGCAACAAG GGCGTGTGCGAGAAGACAATACAGGATGTCGTCGAGCGTTTTTGGGACATTATCGAGGAGATAAATGTTGCCAAAACATTGCGCTTTCTCAAGGACAACATTGTCA TGGCCGTTGTGATGGTGACCGCCGTCTTCTGGATACCCGTCAGCTGCGCCATCTCATATTTTGATCGCAAGAAGCTGCGCCTTGAAATGAAACAAATCGAGTGGAGTCACAAACTCGACCTCATACATCCCAGTGACGACAGGCGTCGTGTTATACACATACG TGTACCACGGCAGAAGATCTCAGTGGCGCGTGCTTGTAATTAG